One region of Camelina sativa cultivar DH55 chromosome 6, Cs, whole genome shotgun sequence genomic DNA includes:
- the LOC104790611 gene encoding peroxidase 32: protein MQLPHLLNLSQFNRLIFLPNMQFSYLSLSTWTTLITLGFLMLQSSKSRAQLTPTFYDSTCPSVFTIVRDTIVNELRSDPRIAASILRLHFHDCFVNGCDASILLDNTTSFRTEKEAAPNANSARGFPVIDRMKAAVETACPRTVSCADMLTIAAQQSVNLAGGPSWRVPLGRRDSLQAFFDLANANLPAPFFTLPQLKASFNNVGLDRPSDLVALSGGHTFGKNQCQFIMDRLYNFSNTGLPDPTLNTTYLQTLRGQCPRNGNQTVLVDFDLRTPTVFDNKYYVNLKELKGLIQTDQELFSSPNATDTIPLVRSYADGTQKFFNAFVEAMNRMGNITPLTGTQGQIRQNCRVVNSNSLLHDVVEIVDFVSSI from the exons ATGCAGCTTCCTCATCTTCTCAACTTAAGCCAATTCAATAGGTTAATCTTCTTACCAAATATGCAGTTCTCTTATCTTTCCTTGTCGACTTGGACAACCCTAATAACATTGGGTTTTCTTATGCTTCAATCATCTAAGTCCCGTGCTCAACTAACCCCTACCTTCTACGACAGTACATGCCCTAGCGTCTTTACCATTGTTCGGGACACCATCGTAAATGAGCTCAGATCAGATCCTCGCATCGCTGCAAGCATCCTTCGTCTTCACTTCCACGACTGCTTCGTTAAT GGCTGCGATGCATCGATTTTGTTAGACAACACAACATCCTTTCGAACAGAAAAAGAGGCGGCTCCAAATGCAAACTCGGCTCGAGGATTTCCAGTGATTGATAGGATGAAAGCAGCAGTTGAGACAGCATGTCCAAGGACCGTATCATGCGCAGATATGCTTACCATCGCTGCCCAACAATCTGTAAATTTG GCAGGAGGTCCTTCTTGGAGGGTTCCTTTGGGGAGAAGAGACAGCTTACAAGCATTTTTTGATCTCGCTAATGCAAATCTTCCCGCTCCATTCTTCACGCTTCCACAACTTAAGGCCAGCTTTAATAATGTTGGACTTGACCGTCCGTCGGATCTCGTTGCACTCTCTG GTGGTCACACATTTGGTAAAAACCAATGCCAATTTATTATGGATAGGCTATACAACTTTAGCAACACTGGTTTACCCGACCCTACTCTCAATACTACCTACCTCCAGACACTTCGTGGACAATGTCCACGTAATGGTAACCAGACCGTCTTGGTGGATTTCGATTTACGTACACCGACAGTTTTTGACAACAAATACTATGTGAATCTAAAAGAGCTAAAGGGACTTATCCAGACCGACCAAGAATTGTTTTCCAGCCCTAATGCCACTGACACAATCCCGTTGGTCAGATCATATGCTGATGGCACCCAAAAGTTCTTCAATGCTTTTGTGGAAGCAATGAATAGGATGGGAAACATTACACCTCTCACTGGAACTCAAGGACAGATCAGACAGAATTGTAGGGTGGTCAACTCCAATTCGCTCCTACATGATGTGGTTGAAATCGTTGACTTTGTCAGCTCTATATAA